A stretch of Deltaproteobacteria bacterium CG11_big_fil_rev_8_21_14_0_20_42_23 DNA encodes these proteins:
- a CDS encoding ATP-dependent zinc protease, with protein sequence MKELLIIGWREWVSLPELGIKEIKAKIDTGARSSCLHAEDIEIITHKKKEFVHFTIDPFQNTKKKEVRVKAPFLEYRNIRSSNGKVERRPVIVTDIELMGNVWPIEVTLTSRDVMGFRMLLGRQAIKKKFLIDAHRSFLAHER encoded by the coding sequence ATGAAAGAATTACTTATTATCGGGTGGCGTGAATGGGTAAGTCTTCCAGAGCTTGGCATTAAAGAGATCAAAGCCAAAATCGATACGGGCGCCAGATCTTCTTGTTTGCATGCTGAAGACATCGAAATTATTACGCACAAGAAAAAAGAGTTTGTGCATTTCACCATTGATCCTTTTCAAAACACAAAGAAAAAAGAAGTGAGAGTGAAGGCTCCTTTTTTGGAATACAGAAATATTCGAAGTTCAAATGGAAAAGTAGAACGAAGACCGGTGATTGTGACAGACATAGAATTGATGGGAAACGTTTGGCCTATTGAAGTAACACTTACAAGTAGAGATGTAATGGGGTTTAGAATGTTACTCGGAAGACAAGCTATTAAGAAAAAATTTTTAATTGATGCGCATAGATCTTTTCTTGCTCACGAAAGATAA